The Corallococcus exiguus genome has a window encoding:
- a CDS encoding TonB-dependent siderophore receptor yields the protein MPTSFRSRPRSLVPGALLGASISLLASPALAQGPAAPQEAPAPETPAPAQASNPEPGAAPTDDGVYDLPTVVVESERANGPVQGYTARRSGSGTKTDTAIGDTPQSVSAVGRAQMDAQQVQSVTEATRYTPGVRSDTFGADPRNDWFLIRGFTSQEGGYFLDGLQLYSSSFATWRLETFGLERVETVRGPSSVLYGGTSPGGLLNMVGKRPPVEGHIRHVELSVNEFANGYAAVDFGGAIDSGNHWRYRVTALARGGGTQVEETDNNRLFIAPALTWAPSDNTALTLHGSFLADRTQGQNFLPYVGTVVDAPYGRIPTDLFTSDKSLDHFQRNQSWAGYEFSHRFNDTFTLRQNLRYAHLDLDFQTLYGVGYVGEPADAQLSRGNFVTRPTANLFSVDTQGDVRFSTGPVRHLVLAGVDFKNYVLNDEQGYEAGSPLDLLNPVRGDYTPTESRYTLNQSTQNQLGVYLQDQLRIGDRLSLTLSGRHDWVGMDVDNELAPTANYDGSESAFSGRAGLLYRFDFGVAPYVSFSKSFNPVAGTKSDGSLFEPEKGQQIEAGVKYQPDVFPVLVGLSVFELKRQNFMTTDGAFNQLQIGEVRSRGFEVEANATLMHGLSLIGSASLYSLEITEGADFELGKRPVGVPEVLASLWLDYTFQDGALRGFGAAAGVRGVGSSFADRENTLDVPGFTLVDASVHFERGPWRAAINASNLGDKTYVSSCSSATACFYGERRRASATVGYTW from the coding sequence ATGCCCACTTCGTTCCGCAGCCGTCCGCGCAGCCTCGTCCCGGGGGCACTGCTTGGCGCCTCCATCTCCCTCCTCGCCTCCCCTGCCCTGGCGCAGGGGCCCGCCGCGCCCCAGGAGGCCCCGGCTCCGGAGACCCCGGCGCCCGCGCAGGCCTCGAACCCGGAACCCGGCGCCGCGCCCACGGATGACGGCGTCTACGACCTGCCCACGGTGGTGGTGGAGAGCGAGCGCGCCAACGGCCCGGTGCAGGGCTACACCGCGCGCCGCAGCGGCAGCGGCACGAAGACGGACACCGCGATTGGCGACACGCCGCAGTCGGTGTCGGCGGTGGGCCGGGCGCAGATGGACGCGCAGCAGGTGCAGTCCGTGACGGAGGCCACACGCTACACGCCGGGCGTGCGCTCTGACACGTTCGGCGCGGATCCGCGCAACGACTGGTTCCTGATTCGCGGCTTCACGTCCCAGGAGGGCGGCTACTTCCTGGACGGGCTCCAGCTGTACTCCAGCAGCTTCGCCACCTGGCGCCTGGAGACCTTCGGCCTGGAGCGAGTGGAGACCGTGCGCGGCCCTTCCTCCGTGCTGTACGGCGGCACGTCTCCGGGCGGTCTGCTCAATATGGTGGGCAAGCGTCCGCCGGTGGAAGGGCACATCCGGCACGTGGAGCTGAGCGTCAACGAGTTCGCCAACGGCTACGCGGCCGTGGACTTCGGCGGCGCCATCGACTCGGGCAACCACTGGCGCTACCGGGTAACGGCGCTGGCGCGCGGCGGCGGCACGCAGGTGGAGGAGACGGACAACAACCGGCTCTTCATCGCGCCGGCCCTCACCTGGGCACCGTCGGACAATACGGCGCTGACGTTGCACGGCAGCTTCCTGGCGGACCGCACGCAGGGTCAGAACTTCCTGCCGTACGTGGGCACCGTGGTGGACGCGCCCTATGGCCGCATCCCCACCGACCTCTTCACCAGCGACAAGAGCCTGGACCACTTCCAGCGCAACCAGTCCTGGGCGGGCTACGAGTTCTCCCACCGCTTCAACGACACCTTCACGCTGCGGCAGAACCTGCGCTACGCGCACCTGGACCTGGACTTCCAGACGCTCTACGGCGTGGGCTACGTGGGTGAGCCGGCGGACGCGCAGCTGTCCCGCGGCAACTTCGTCACCCGGCCGACCGCGAACCTCTTCTCGGTGGACACGCAGGGCGACGTGCGCTTCAGCACCGGCCCCGTGCGCCACCTGGTGCTCGCGGGCGTGGACTTCAAGAACTACGTGCTGAACGACGAGCAGGGCTACGAGGCCGGCTCGCCGCTGGACCTGCTCAACCCCGTGCGTGGCGACTACACGCCCACGGAGTCGCGCTACACGCTGAACCAGTCCACGCAGAACCAGCTGGGCGTCTACCTCCAGGACCAGCTGCGCATCGGCGACCGGCTGAGCCTGACGTTGAGCGGGCGTCATGACTGGGTGGGCATGGACGTGGACAACGAGCTCGCGCCCACCGCCAACTACGACGGCAGCGAGAGCGCCTTCAGCGGCCGCGCGGGTCTGCTCTACCGCTTCGACTTCGGCGTCGCGCCGTACGTCAGCTTCTCCAAGTCGTTCAACCCGGTGGCCGGGACGAAGTCGGACGGCTCGCTGTTCGAGCCGGAGAAGGGCCAGCAGATTGAAGCGGGCGTGAAGTACCAGCCGGATGTGTTCCCGGTGCTGGTGGGCCTGTCGGTGTTCGAGCTGAAGCGCCAGAACTTCATGACGACGGACGGCGCCTTCAACCAGTTGCAGATTGGCGAGGTCCGTTCGCGCGGCTTCGAGGTGGAGGCCAACGCCACTCTGATGCACGGGCTGAGCCTGATTGGCTCCGCGTCGCTGTACTCGCTGGAGATCACCGAGGGCGCGGACTTCGAGCTGGGCAAGCGCCCGGTGGGTGTGCCGGAGGTGCTGGCGTCGCTGTGGCTGGACTACACGTTCCAGGACGGGGCGCTGCGCGGCTTCGGCGCGGCGGCGGGCGTGCGCGGCGTGGGCAGCTCCTTCGCGGACCGCGAGAACACGCTGGACGTGCCGGGCTTCACGCTGGTGGACGCGAGCGTGCACTTCGAGCGCGGCCCGTGGCGCGCGGCCATCAACGCCTCCAACCTGGGCGACAAGACCTACGTGTCCTCGTGCAGCTCCGCGACGGCCTGCTTCTACGGCGAGCGCCGCCGCGCGTCCGCCACGGTCGGCTACACCTGGTAG
- a CDS encoding PepSY-associated TM helix domain-containing protein: MKLLPRTFRIQFDLHAWAGVVASLFLFVIFFCGVFAMFREELEVWQEPALHVAPPSKSPPSFDLMLDRVREQGPLPRGAHVGMLTHEETRFITAYLFEPTGMRVLWLDPLTGTALPERSRLASELYWMHFFYRVPWGMEFTGLVSVALLVALVSGLWIHLKDLRAQWWRFRPTAKPRFSASDAHKVLGVFGLPFTAMLAWTGAVLCLAGLAAQGFGSVVYRGQADRVTKLRGYSVPVREAAGKDAPMLSLDTVVDRARASVPGAEGTPRYVELHDYGAARGWAGVYFQLSPLGPDHFAHVDSVSGETFGSSVESRTPNFSFERLLFDLHAGRFAEALMKPLYALLALAMCAVLVTGNLIWLERRDPLRTHRGNRVLERLTVGVSAGLAFGTAVYCAANRVLPWALARRGDWEFGLFLGAWALAVVIALVPRGSSRRVGSLLSAAAAVLFGAVVVGDVMTQDANLFTALSRGLPPVFIAEAFLAAMALGCGGLAWGVRRRKTAEPVSGGAAPEGPLVKA; encoded by the coding sequence ATGAAGCTGTTGCCCCGGACGTTCCGCATCCAGTTCGACCTGCACGCGTGGGCGGGCGTCGTCGCCAGCCTGTTCCTGTTTGTCATCTTCTTCTGTGGCGTCTTCGCGATGTTCCGCGAGGAGCTGGAGGTGTGGCAGGAGCCCGCGCTCCACGTCGCGCCGCCCTCGAAGTCACCGCCGTCGTTCGACCTGATGCTCGACCGGGTGCGCGAGCAGGGGCCGCTGCCGCGCGGCGCTCACGTGGGAATGCTCACGCACGAGGAGACGCGGTTCATCACCGCGTACCTCTTCGAGCCCACGGGGATGCGCGTGCTGTGGCTGGACCCGCTCACCGGCACCGCGCTGCCGGAGCGCAGCCGGTTGGCGAGCGAGCTGTACTGGATGCACTTCTTCTACCGGGTGCCCTGGGGGATGGAGTTCACGGGGCTGGTGTCGGTGGCGCTGCTGGTGGCGCTGGTCAGCGGTCTGTGGATCCACCTGAAGGACCTGCGCGCGCAGTGGTGGCGCTTCCGTCCCACGGCGAAGCCGCGCTTCTCCGCGTCGGACGCGCACAAGGTGCTGGGCGTCTTCGGGCTGCCGTTCACCGCGATGCTGGCGTGGACGGGGGCGGTGTTGTGCCTGGCGGGGCTGGCGGCGCAGGGCTTCGGGAGCGTGGTGTACCGGGGACAGGCGGACCGGGTGACGAAGCTGCGCGGCTACAGCGTGCCCGTGCGGGAGGCGGCGGGGAAGGACGCGCCCATGTTGTCGCTGGACACGGTGGTGGACCGGGCGCGCGCGTCGGTGCCCGGCGCGGAGGGCACGCCCCGCTACGTGGAGCTTCACGACTACGGCGCCGCGCGCGGCTGGGCGGGCGTGTATTTCCAGTTGTCCCCGCTGGGGCCGGACCACTTCGCGCACGTGGACAGCGTGAGCGGGGAGACGTTCGGGTCGAGCGTGGAGTCCCGCACGCCGAATTTCTCCTTCGAGCGGCTGCTCTTCGACCTGCACGCGGGCCGGTTCGCGGAGGCGCTGATGAAGCCGCTCTATGCGCTGCTCGCGCTGGCGATGTGCGCGGTGCTCGTCACGGGAAACCTCATCTGGCTGGAGCGCCGGGACCCGCTGCGCACGCATCGGGGCAATCGCGTGCTGGAGCGGCTGACAGTGGGTGTGTCCGCGGGGCTCGCATTCGGCACGGCGGTGTACTGCGCCGCGAACCGCGTGCTGCCGTGGGCGCTGGCTCGGCGGGGCGACTGGGAGTTCGGTCTGTTCCTGGGCGCGTGGGCCCTCGCGGTGGTCATCGCGCTCGTGCCACGAGGGTCGTCGCGCCGGGTGGGCAGCTTGCTGAGCGCCGCGGCCGCGGTGCTGTTCGGCGCGGTGGTGGTGGGCGACGTGATGACGCAGGACGCGAACCTGTTCACGGCGCTGTCGCGTGGTCTGCCACCGGTGTTCATTGCGGAAGCGTTCCTGGCAGCGATGGCGCTGGGCTGCGGCGGGCTCGCGTGGGGTGTGCGCAGGCGCAAGACGGCGGAGCCCGTGTCCGGTGGCGCCGCGCCCGAAGGGCCTCTCGTCAAAGCGTAA
- a CDS encoding GFA family protein, whose amino-acid sequence MSEATPLKGSCHCGATRFEVTAPPQDITRCNCTFCSKRGVLWAYYPPEQVKFTSRDQAGVYDRNAPVVHHHCQKCGCGTWSDIPVWENNAPVPGQFKVGLNARLFDDFNLDAVRVKFVDGRNLW is encoded by the coding sequence ATGAGCGAAGCCACGCCCCTGAAGGGAAGCTGTCACTGCGGCGCGACGCGGTTCGAGGTGACCGCGCCGCCGCAGGACATCACCCGCTGCAACTGCACGTTCTGCTCCAAGCGCGGCGTGCTCTGGGCCTACTACCCGCCGGAGCAGGTGAAGTTCACGAGCCGCGACCAGGCGGGCGTGTACGACCGCAACGCGCCCGTCGTGCACCACCACTGCCAGAAGTGTGGGTGCGGCACGTGGTCGGACATCCCCGTCTGGGAGAACAACGCGCCCGTGCCCGGCCAGTTCAAGGTGGGCCTCAACGCGCGCCTGTTCGACGACTTCAACCTGGACGCGGTGCGCGTGAAGTTCGTGGACGGCCGCAACCTCTGGTAG
- a CDS encoding oxidoreductase has product MSATPETSRVWLITGSSRGLGRSFAEAVLAAGHRLVATARKPEQLTSLVDRYGDRVRAVALDVTNPEQARAAVRTAVDAFGRLDVVVNNAGYGGLAPIEQVTDEDFRSQLDTNLFGVLNVTRAALPVLREQRSGHIIQVSSVGGRLSTPGLGAYQAAKWAVGGLSEVLAKETAPFGVKVTVLEPGGFRTDWAGASMTIPEFRPEYAPTVGVVAQHMRSRTGKEAGDPDRAAQVLLQVAAMESPPLHLVLGSDAFELSQEKLDALKAEDAKWKDLSLSTDFPEARGPAPRL; this is encoded by the coding sequence ATGAGTGCGACCCCTGAGACGTCCCGTGTCTGGCTCATCACCGGCTCCTCCCGAGGCCTGGGACGCAGCTTCGCGGAGGCCGTGCTGGCGGCCGGGCACCGCCTGGTGGCCACGGCGCGCAAGCCGGAGCAGCTGACTTCCCTGGTGGATCGCTACGGGGACCGGGTCCGCGCGGTGGCGCTGGACGTGACGAACCCCGAGCAGGCGAGGGCCGCGGTGCGGACAGCAGTAGATGCCTTCGGCCGCCTGGACGTGGTGGTGAACAACGCGGGTTACGGCGGCCTCGCGCCCATCGAGCAGGTGACGGACGAGGACTTCCGCTCGCAGCTCGACACCAACCTCTTCGGCGTCCTGAACGTCACGAGGGCCGCGCTGCCGGTGCTCCGCGAGCAGCGCTCCGGGCACATCATCCAGGTGTCCTCCGTGGGAGGCCGCCTGTCCACGCCGGGGCTGGGCGCGTATCAGGCCGCGAAGTGGGCGGTGGGAGGCCTCTCCGAGGTCCTGGCCAAGGAGACCGCGCCCTTCGGCGTGAAGGTGACGGTGCTGGAGCCGGGTGGCTTCCGCACGGATTGGGCGGGAGCGTCCATGACCATCCCGGAGTTCCGGCCGGAGTACGCGCCCACGGTGGGCGTGGTGGCCCAGCACATGCGTTCGCGAACGGGCAAGGAGGCGGGGGACCCGGACCGCGCGGCGCAGGTGCTGCTCCAGGTGGCCGCGATGGAGTCCCCGCCGCTGCACCTGGTGCTGGGCAGCGACGCGTTCGAGCTGTCGCAGGAGAAGCTGGACGCGCTCAAGGCGGAGGACGCGAAGTGGAAGGACCTGTCGCTGTCCACCGACTTCCCGGAGGCCCGCGGGCCGGCCCCGCGCCTGTGA
- a CDS encoding TetR family transcriptional regulator, which produces MAGDAQKTRQRLLEAAAEEFSEKGIAGARVDRIAAAAGCNKALIYSYFGSKEQLFDAVFEAHVAEVARETPIDAADLPAYAGRLFDGFQARPQVLRLATWYELEHGPTVDIPEPVARSNQHKAAAIAKAQKEGLVSKHFAADELLALVLALSKTWAFPLSYCATATPPTPAEIRRRRRSVVEAVRLLVSPVSPTS; this is translated from the coding sequence ATGGCTGGAGACGCTCAGAAGACCCGGCAGCGCCTGTTGGAAGCGGCCGCGGAGGAGTTCTCGGAGAAGGGCATCGCGGGCGCGCGCGTGGACCGCATCGCGGCGGCGGCCGGCTGCAACAAGGCGCTCATCTATTCGTACTTCGGCAGCAAAGAGCAGCTGTTCGACGCGGTCTTCGAAGCGCACGTGGCGGAGGTGGCGCGCGAGACGCCCATCGACGCGGCGGACCTGCCCGCCTACGCGGGGCGGCTGTTCGACGGCTTCCAGGCCCGGCCGCAGGTGCTGCGCCTGGCCACCTGGTACGAGCTGGAGCACGGCCCCACCGTGGACATCCCGGAGCCTGTCGCGCGCAGCAACCAGCACAAGGCGGCCGCCATCGCGAAGGCACAGAAGGAGGGGCTGGTGTCGAAGCACTTCGCGGCGGACGAGCTGCTGGCGCTGGTGCTGGCGCTGTCCAAGACGTGGGCCTTCCCGCTGTCGTACTGCGCCACGGCCACCCCGCCCACACCCGCGGAGATCCGCCGGCGGCGGCGCTCCGTAGTGGAGGCGGTCCGGCTGCTGGTGTCGCCCGTCAGTCCCACGTCGTGA
- a CDS encoding AraC family transcriptional regulator codes for MPPDGKTDVVSDVLETLRFKTLLFGRFELGAPWAVRMPRKANASFYVVARGSLRLQVEGTAKPVFLSAGDVVLLPRAPAHVLDDGGRRNPVASDFVPSQMLRPPATRLGGAGPLTTLITGCFQFGVDPAHPLLRAFPSVIRLSTQEGQGTPALAASVQLITAETALPGPGSALVLGRLADVLLVHALRAQTSLGGAKQAGWKALADPAIGNALALMHEQPGTPWTVERLARSVGVSRSGFAARFHALVGETPLHYLAQWRMIRAARWLSESNDSLDTIAERAGYESAPAFSKAFKRRWGVGPGAYRRAATRQTSA; via the coding sequence ATGCCCCCGGACGGAAAGACCGACGTGGTCTCCGACGTGCTGGAGACGCTGCGGTTCAAGACGCTGCTCTTCGGCCGCTTCGAGCTGGGGGCGCCCTGGGCGGTGCGCATGCCCCGCAAGGCCAACGCCTCCTTCTACGTGGTGGCGCGCGGAAGCCTGCGCCTCCAGGTGGAGGGCACGGCGAAGCCGGTGTTCCTGTCCGCCGGAGACGTGGTGCTGCTGCCCCGCGCGCCCGCGCACGTGCTGGATGACGGCGGCCGCCGCAACCCCGTCGCGAGCGACTTCGTCCCATCCCAGATGCTCCGTCCACCGGCCACGCGGCTGGGGGGAGCCGGGCCGCTCACCACGCTGATCACCGGCTGCTTCCAGTTCGGCGTGGACCCCGCGCATCCGCTGCTGCGGGCCTTTCCCTCCGTCATCCGCCTGTCCACGCAGGAGGGGCAGGGGACGCCCGCGCTCGCCGCGAGCGTGCAGCTCATCACCGCGGAGACCGCCCTGCCGGGGCCGGGAAGCGCGCTGGTGCTGGGCCGACTGGCGGACGTGCTGCTCGTCCACGCGCTGCGGGCCCAGACGTCACTTGGGGGAGCGAAGCAGGCGGGGTGGAAGGCGCTGGCCGACCCCGCCATCGGGAACGCACTCGCGCTGATGCACGAACAGCCCGGCACCCCATGGACGGTGGAGCGGCTGGCTCGGTCCGTGGGCGTGTCGCGCTCCGGGTTCGCCGCGCGCTTCCACGCGCTGGTGGGGGAGACACCGCTGCACTACCTGGCCCAATGGCGGATGATCCGCGCCGCGCGCTGGCTGAGTGAATCCAACGACAGCCTGGACACCATCGCCGAGCGCGCCGGCTACGAAAGCGCGCCCGCCTTCAGCAAGGCCTTCAAGCGCCGCTGGGGCGTGGGGCCCGGAGCGTATCGGCGTGCGGCCACGCGTCAGACTTCAGCGTGA
- a CDS encoding nuclear transport factor 2 family protein, translating into MDRTSPDLARLMDAHLALIATDVERWLTLFADDAVVEFPYASSLGGPARLEGIEAIRAYFAPITKHFQGLTFTNVQRSPSVDPTTGWMEVHGSATLQPGNIPYEQDYVMRMQVRDGRIVHYREYWNPLAAPRGTFESFAKEQA; encoded by the coding sequence ATGGACCGCACTTCCCCTGACCTGGCACGGCTGATGGACGCGCACCTCGCGCTCATCGCCACGGACGTCGAGCGCTGGCTGACGCTCTTCGCGGACGACGCCGTCGTCGAGTTCCCGTATGCCTCCTCGCTCGGGGGGCCTGCCCGGCTGGAGGGCATCGAAGCCATCCGCGCCTACTTCGCGCCCATCACGAAGCACTTCCAGGGACTCACCTTCACGAACGTCCAGCGCTCCCCGAGCGTGGATCCAACGACAGGCTGGATGGAGGTGCACGGCTCCGCGACGCTGCAGCCCGGGAACATCCCCTACGAACAGGACTACGTGATGCGGATGCAGGTGCGTGACGGCCGCATCGTGCACTACCGCGAGTATTGGAACCCGCTGGCCGCGCCCCGCGGCACCTTCGAGTCCTTCGCGAAGGAGCAGGCATGA
- a CDS encoding NmrA family NAD(P)-binding protein, with the protein MTRILVIGAAGNTGRPIAEGLTAEGFTVRTATRDTRPPVTAAEHVRFDWADLSTHGPALEGVDRMYVLAPALVEDPSVLMIPVLERALAGGVRRVVLLSASVVPEKGPGLGKVHHFLRGHVPEWSVLQPSWFMQNFISPVHHHHASLHRDGTLVTATGQGRVGFVDAEDIAAVGVRALADPKSHDTAHVITGPQALSYDDLAAILSRVSGRSIRHVHVTPDEAQRHLQDSGMPEAYARFLTMLDTLIRDGTEDRVTDTVQRVTGRAPRDFESFARARLDVWR; encoded by the coding sequence ATGACGCGCATCCTCGTCATCGGAGCCGCCGGCAACACGGGCCGCCCCATCGCGGAAGGGCTCACGGCCGAGGGCTTCACGGTGCGCACCGCCACGCGCGACACACGGCCGCCCGTCACCGCCGCCGAACACGTGCGCTTCGACTGGGCGGACTTGTCCACGCACGGGCCCGCGCTGGAGGGCGTGGACCGCATGTATGTCCTGGCCCCCGCGTTGGTGGAAGACCCGTCCGTCCTCATGATTCCCGTCCTGGAACGGGCGCTGGCTGGCGGTGTGCGGCGGGTCGTCCTGCTCTCCGCGTCCGTCGTTCCGGAGAAGGGCCCGGGGCTGGGGAAGGTGCACCACTTCCTGCGCGGGCACGTACCCGAGTGGAGCGTGCTCCAGCCCTCGTGGTTCATGCAGAACTTCATCAGCCCCGTCCATCATCACCACGCCAGCCTCCACCGCGACGGCACGCTGGTGACGGCCACGGGCCAGGGGCGGGTGGGCTTCGTGGACGCGGAGGACATCGCGGCGGTGGGGGTCCGCGCGCTCGCGGACCCGAAGTCGCACGACACCGCGCATGTCATCACCGGCCCCCAGGCGCTGAGCTACGACGACCTCGCGGCCATCCTGTCCCGGGTGTCGGGCCGCTCCATCCGGCACGTGCACGTGACACCCGACGAGGCACAGCGGCACCTTCAGGACTCCGGCATGCCGGAAGCCTACGCGCGCTTCCTCACGATGCTCGACACGCTCATCCGCGATGGAACGGAGGACCGCGTGACGGACACCGTACAGCGGGTCACGGGCCGTGCTCCGCGCGACTTCGAATCATTCGCCCGGGCCCGACTGGACGTCTGGCGTTGA
- a CDS encoding MdtA/MuxA family multidrug efflux RND transporter periplasmic adaptor subunit, with product MPTPPPPHHRRPRWGWLLLLAGLLVLSIIVARRLEHPRGSGHAAADGGAGAQGHGARGPQSVVTARAGTRDVPVFLTGLGAVTPTASVAVHSRVDGQLMRVAFQEGQNVKEGDLLAEIDPRPFLSQLEQVRGQLARDKAVLENARVDLRRYTALLEQDSVARQTLDTQRALVRQYQGIVKADQGAVATAELNLAYTRITSPVAGRVGLRLVDPGNIIHAADATGLVVVNTLQPITMIFSVPEDRVPEVLEKLDARQPLEVQALDRTRQRLLDTGTLLTVDNQVDPNTGTVRLKATFPNRESRLFPQQFVNARLRLDLLHGATVVPTASLQHGVQGTFVYVVQANDTVAVRTVMTGPADGEDTVVSQGLRPGEEVVVEGADQLTHGASIRRHAATRGPTAPGVGGSGTGAGDGGR from the coding sequence ATGCCCACGCCCCCTCCTCCCCATCACCGGCGCCCTCGCTGGGGGTGGCTGCTGCTGCTCGCGGGGCTCCTCGTGCTGTCCATCATCGTCGCGCGGAGGCTCGAGCATCCCCGGGGCTCCGGCCACGCGGCTGCTGACGGCGGCGCGGGCGCACAAGGCCATGGGGCACGGGGCCCCCAGTCCGTGGTCACGGCACGAGCGGGGACCCGGGATGTCCCCGTGTTCCTCACCGGCCTGGGCGCGGTGACGCCTACCGCCTCCGTCGCCGTGCACTCCCGGGTGGACGGTCAATTGATGCGAGTGGCCTTCCAGGAGGGCCAGAACGTCAAGGAAGGCGACCTGCTGGCTGAAATAGACCCGCGCCCCTTCCTCAGCCAGTTGGAACAGGTCCGGGGACAACTCGCCCGCGACAAGGCCGTGCTGGAGAACGCCCGCGTCGACCTGCGGCGCTACACCGCGCTGTTGGAGCAGGACTCCGTCGCCCGGCAGACGCTGGACACGCAGCGGGCCCTGGTGCGCCAGTACCAGGGCATCGTGAAGGCGGACCAGGGCGCCGTCGCCACCGCCGAGCTCAACCTGGCCTATACGCGCATCACGTCCCCGGTGGCCGGCCGCGTCGGCCTGCGGCTCGTGGACCCCGGCAACATCATCCACGCCGCGGATGCGACCGGGCTCGTCGTCGTCAACACCCTGCAACCCATCACGATGATCTTCTCCGTGCCCGAGGACCGCGTGCCGGAGGTCCTGGAGAAGCTCGACGCGCGCCAGCCCCTGGAGGTCCAGGCGCTCGACCGCACCCGGCAGCGGCTGCTCGACACCGGCACGCTGCTCACGGTGGACAACCAGGTGGACCCCAACACCGGCACCGTCCGGCTCAAGGCCACCTTCCCCAACCGCGAGTCGCGGCTGTTCCCCCAGCAGTTCGTCAACGCGCGGCTGCGGCTCGACCTCCTGCACGGCGCCACCGTCGTGCCCACCGCCTCGCTCCAGCACGGCGTCCAGGGCACCTTCGTCTACGTCGTCCAGGCGAACGACACCGTCGCCGTGCGCACGGTGATGACCGGCCCGGCGGACGGCGAGGACACCGTCGTCAGCCAGGGCCTGCGCCCGGGCGAAGAGGTGGTGGTGGAGGGCGCGGATCAACTCACCCACGGCGCCTCCATCCGGCGGCACGCGGCCACGCGGGGGCCTACCGCACCGGGCGTGGGTGGCAGCGGCACGGGCGCCGGGGACGGCGGGCGCTGA